Proteins from a single region of Haloterrigena alkaliphila:
- a CDS encoding CbiX/SirB N-terminal domain-containing protein — MSTPDDSTSAPAAAFDDEAVLLVGHGSRREKSNEQVRELAADLESRLGIPVDAAFLELAEPAIDEAFDALEPIASQVTVVHCSLFAASHVKNDVPLAIEQARATHDIEINNGAHLGIHPAIVDLLDDRAAAVEDQLGVDREADDVAVVLCGRGSSDPDANGDVHKLARLLYEGRAFDRLEASFIGVTEPTLEDTLHGLSKHRPDAVVVLPYMLGDGVLTQRVRDWTDDFDDDYPYVDALAGDPLGTDSRLLDVFADRWQEARTESVEMSCDTCKYKVDLEGYEEDVGGARAMLRALAHQEAHADREDVDDEPHTHDALEKHVAVCTNQTCAKMGSPAVLERLRQEARDSEHCDARITRSSCLGRCGDGPMVAVYPDGIWYGDVASEDAERIVGDHLDRDRIVSDLVDQTL, encoded by the coding sequence ATGAGTACACCCGACGACTCCACGTCCGCGCCCGCGGCCGCGTTCGACGACGAGGCCGTCCTGCTGGTAGGCCACGGCTCCAGGCGCGAGAAGTCCAACGAACAGGTCCGCGAACTGGCCGCCGACCTCGAGTCCCGGCTCGGCATCCCGGTCGACGCCGCCTTCCTCGAACTCGCGGAGCCGGCCATCGACGAGGCCTTCGACGCGCTCGAACCGATCGCCTCACAGGTGACCGTCGTCCACTGCTCGCTGTTCGCCGCGAGCCACGTCAAAAACGACGTGCCGCTGGCGATCGAGCAGGCTCGGGCGACCCACGACATCGAGATCAACAACGGCGCGCATCTGGGGATCCATCCCGCAATCGTGGACCTGCTGGACGACCGCGCAGCCGCGGTCGAGGATCAACTGGGCGTCGACCGCGAGGCGGACGACGTCGCCGTCGTCCTCTGTGGCCGCGGCTCGAGCGATCCGGACGCTAACGGCGACGTACACAAGCTGGCCCGCCTGCTCTACGAGGGCCGCGCGTTCGACCGCCTGGAGGCATCGTTCATCGGCGTCACGGAGCCGACGCTCGAGGACACGCTCCACGGACTCTCGAAGCACCGCCCCGATGCCGTCGTCGTCCTGCCGTACATGCTCGGCGACGGCGTCCTCACCCAGCGGGTCCGGGACTGGACGGACGACTTCGACGACGACTACCCGTACGTCGACGCGCTGGCCGGCGATCCGCTGGGGACCGACTCCCGACTGCTGGACGTCTTCGCCGACCGCTGGCAGGAGGCCCGCACGGAGAGCGTCGAGATGTCCTGTGACACGTGCAAGTACAAGGTCGACCTCGAGGGCTACGAGGAGGACGTCGGCGGCGCGCGAGCCATGCTGCGCGCGCTGGCCCATCAGGAGGCCCACGCCGACCGGGAGGACGTCGACGACGAACCCCACACGCACGACGCGCTCGAAAAGCACGTCGCGGTCTGTACCAACCAGACGTGTGCGAAGATGGGGTCGCCAGCGGTCCTCGAGCGACTCCGACAGGAGGCCCGCGATTCCGAGCACTGCGACGCCCGCATCACGCGTTCCTCCTGCCTCGGCCGGTGCGGCGACGGACCGATGGTCGCCGTCTACCCGGACGGGATCTGGTACGGAGACGTGGCGAGCGAGGACGCGGAACGGATCGTCGGCGACCACCTCGATCGGGATCGGATCGTGAGCGACCTCGTCGACCAAACGCTGTAG
- a CDS encoding cobalamin biosynthesis protein: protein MSESRPKSDGEAAAEESLEIAVPSDPLAGHPATAYFWGHVAGSGDVSDDRIEVVANDEESAQVLAAVAGGDLEHETTTRDYAHDTSITRTEDEYTLTIGDDDETGLLGRSGALGLPVDGRGNYRFGAFSEYDRELLRGLLEGCGTVCFKSSSGTVGISFVHDDADLLELAQELIADCPVEAPFDDLSETSSGGYWFGVDDDAAPAFGTWLYEDCEATGLFAPSRRRKLERSLEQADAYDE from the coding sequence ATGAGCGAGAGTCGGCCGAAATCCGACGGTGAGGCCGCGGCGGAAGAGTCGCTCGAGATCGCGGTCCCGTCCGATCCGCTCGCGGGCCACCCCGCTACGGCGTACTTCTGGGGCCACGTCGCCGGCAGTGGTGACGTTTCCGACGACCGCATCGAGGTCGTCGCCAACGACGAGGAATCGGCGCAGGTGCTGGCCGCCGTCGCCGGCGGCGACCTCGAGCACGAGACGACGACGCGCGACTACGCCCACGATACGTCGATCACGCGGACGGAGGACGAGTACACGCTGACGATCGGCGACGACGATGAAACGGGCCTCTTGGGGCGAAGCGGCGCGCTCGGCCTGCCCGTCGACGGCCGCGGCAACTACCGCTTCGGCGCGTTCTCCGAGTACGACCGGGAACTCCTGCGGGGCCTGCTCGAGGGCTGTGGCACCGTCTGCTTCAAGTCCTCGAGCGGCACCGTCGGGATCTCGTTCGTTCACGACGACGCGGACCTGCTCGAACTCGCACAGGAACTGATCGCCGATTGTCCGGTCGAAGCGCCCTTCGACGACCTCTCGGAGACCTCGTCGGGCGGCTACTGGTTCGGCGTCGACGACGACGCCGCGCCCGCGTTCGGCACGTGGCTCTACGAGGACTGCGAGGCGACCGGCCTGTTCGCGCCGAGTCGCCGGCGCAAGTTGGAGCGCAGCCTCGAGCAGGCCGACGCCTACGACGAGTGA
- a CDS encoding ferredoxin, whose protein sequence is MPRYEVTIEKDACDGIFACLTRDPRFVEGEDGLATIDPGADPVYDCEGEVTDTTERVVATFDDDRIGEAQQAAAACPTDAIIVEEVGE, encoded by the coding sequence ATGCCACGATACGAAGTCACCATCGAGAAGGACGCCTGCGACGGCATCTTCGCCTGCCTGACCCGCGACCCGCGGTTCGTCGAGGGTGAGGACGGCCTCGCGACGATCGATCCCGGCGCGGACCCGGTCTACGACTGCGAGGGCGAAGTGACGGACACCACCGAGCGCGTCGTCGCGACGTTCGACGACGACCGCATCGGCGAGGCCCAGCAGGCCGCCGCGGCCTGTCCGACGGACGCGATCATCGTCGAGGAGGTGGGCGAATGA
- the cobJ gene encoding precorrin-3B C(17)-methyltransferase encodes MSTDTDADADAESTSKCGASTTDDETETSSTSKCGASSSTTEASSSGSKCGASSSDTGDSSSSTCGASSSSSSSSSCGASSSDDDSSSNEKEVGATIEDFDAEPGQLIAVGLGPGHPEGMTERAKDALLEADHIVGYTTYIELIPDEITEQADEIYDTPMCGEVSRTEESIDRALAGNDVAIVGSGDPNVYALAGLALEILESKSATASMVDFEVVPGVPAAQSCAARLGAPLVNDTVSVSLSDHLVPMPEIESRLHSVASENFTITIYNPWSRKRRENFQKACEILLTHRDPDTPVGIVHGAGREDEQVMITELAELEELGESEIIDMTTTIVVGTEDTYVWDDRMVTPRGYETKYDY; translated from the coding sequence ATGAGTACTGACACCGACGCAGACGCCGACGCCGAATCGACTTCCAAATGCGGTGCGTCCACGACCGACGACGAAACCGAGACGTCGAGCACCTCCAAATGCGGGGCCTCGAGTAGCACTACCGAAGCCTCGAGCTCCGGCTCGAAATGCGGTGCGTCCTCGAGCGATACGGGCGACTCGAGTAGCTCCACGTGCGGTGCCTCCTCGAGTTCCTCGTCGTCCTCGAGTTGCGGCGCCTCGAGTTCCGACGACGACTCGAGTAGCAACGAAAAGGAGGTCGGCGCCACCATCGAAGATTTCGACGCCGAACCCGGTCAGCTGATCGCCGTCGGACTCGGCCCCGGCCACCCGGAGGGGATGACCGAGCGCGCCAAGGACGCGCTGCTCGAGGCCGACCACATCGTCGGCTACACGACGTACATCGAACTGATTCCGGACGAGATCACCGAACAGGCCGACGAGATCTACGACACCCCGATGTGCGGCGAGGTCTCCCGCACCGAGGAGTCGATCGACCGCGCGCTGGCGGGCAACGACGTCGCCATCGTCGGCAGCGGCGACCCCAACGTCTACGCGCTGGCGGGGCTGGCGCTCGAGATCCTCGAGTCGAAGAGCGCAACGGCCTCGATGGTCGATTTCGAAGTCGTGCCGGGCGTCCCCGCGGCGCAGTCCTGCGCGGCTCGCCTCGGTGCCCCCCTCGTGAACGACACCGTCTCCGTATCGCTGTCGGACCACCTCGTGCCGATGCCCGAGATCGAGTCGCGGCTCCACTCCGTCGCGAGCGAGAACTTCACGATCACCATCTACAACCCCTGGAGCCGCAAGCGCCGGGAGAACTTCCAGAAGGCCTGCGAGATCCTGCTGACCCACCGCGACCCCGACACGCCGGTCGGCATCGTCCACGGCGCCGGCCGCGAGGACGAACAGGTGATGATCACCGAACTCGCCGAACTCGAGGAGCTCGGCGAGAGCGAGATCATCGACATGACGACGACGATCGTCGTCGGCACCGAGGACACCTACGTCTGGGACGACCGGATGGTCACGCCTCGAGGCTACGAGACGAAGTACGATTACTAA
- a CDS encoding precorrin-3B C(17)-methyltransferase — translation MSSGAESTGATTGGTPDDHGTLYVVGIGPGLPDHMTKRAKEVIESADVVIASSLYQEFLRADGTIPSEKQTDEDGVATRDDGFEQEIVRSTMGRQIELARAAFDYVREGKDVAHVSGGDPSVYGKSDLIFKMAEEEDATDIPIEIVPGLTAALGGSANVGAPLCNDFCTVSLSDKWRGWDEIEEKLRAAAISDFVIVLYNCWRNYEQAVEIVREERTDDAYVAIVNDAGREDAGRNGESQFITTLGEAADHDDKVSGMGTSLIIGNHETETWSNDDRTYLVTPRGGRDVDDF, via the coding sequence ATGAGTTCGGGCGCCGAATCGACCGGCGCGACGACTGGAGGTACCCCCGACGATCACGGCACCCTCTACGTCGTCGGCATCGGCCCCGGCCTCCCCGACCACATGACCAAGCGAGCGAAGGAGGTCATCGAGTCCGCGGACGTGGTCATCGCCTCGAGCCTCTACCAGGAGTTCCTCCGGGCCGACGGGACGATCCCCTCGGAGAAGCAGACGGACGAAGACGGGGTCGCGACTCGAGACGACGGCTTCGAGCAGGAGATCGTCCGTTCGACGATGGGCCGCCAGATCGAACTCGCCCGCGCGGCGTTCGACTACGTCCGCGAGGGGAAAGACGTGGCTCACGTTTCGGGCGGCGACCCGTCGGTCTACGGCAAGTCGGACCTGATCTTCAAGATGGCCGAGGAGGAGGACGCGACGGACATCCCGATCGAGATCGTTCCCGGCCTGACGGCGGCACTCGGTGGGTCAGCCAACGTCGGCGCGCCGCTGTGCAACGACTTCTGTACGGTCTCACTCTCGGACAAGTGGCGCGGCTGGGACGAGATCGAGGAAAAACTGCGTGCCGCAGCGATCTCGGACTTCGTGATCGTCCTCTACAACTGCTGGCGCAACTACGAGCAGGCCGTCGAGATCGTCCGCGAGGAGCGAACCGACGACGCCTACGTGGCCATCGTCAACGACGCCGGCCGCGAGGACGCCGGCCGCAACGGCGAGAGCCAGTTCATCACCACCCTCGGCGAGGCCGCCGATCACGACGACAAGGTCTCCGGCATGGGCACCTCGCTGATCATCGGCAACCACGAGACCGAAACGTGGAGTAACGACGACCGAACGTACCTCGTCACCCCGCGCGGCGGGCGTGACGTCGACGACTTCTGA
- the cbiG gene encoding cobalt-precorrin 5A hydrolase, which yields MSSGTENTDTTNESDSDGGHCATPDSDGEVAEEIAIISFGRKMNTAEEIKAEIGDRYEAIDIIEYHGDVFEEHWGEYDCFIGLMASGIAMRKTAHLLDDKWDDPAICVVDEELTWAIPITGGHHGANQVAQDLATMGAVPAMTTASEAAGKQGVESKAKAMDAHVVNGDSTVKTNLAVLDENLGPVARLDGPKAVLVGDDVTVLKRNKDDGVVLGTGSVSGASKDAFLEAWEEALERTDYGFDDVEFVGTATRKEDEEGLLEAAQELDLGVVAFDKETLLEHEGPTPSKSKELIGWPGVSEASAIAGGREQELVLEKISYENEVTVAIGR from the coding sequence ATGAGTTCAGGAACTGAGAACACGGACACGACGAACGAATCGGATTCCGACGGCGGCCACTGTGCGACGCCGGATTCGGACGGCGAGGTCGCGGAGGAGATCGCGATTATCTCCTTCGGCCGGAAGATGAACACCGCCGAGGAGATCAAGGCAGAGATCGGCGATCGCTACGAGGCGATCGACATCATCGAGTACCACGGCGACGTCTTCGAGGAGCACTGGGGCGAGTACGACTGCTTCATCGGTCTCATGGCCTCGGGCATCGCGATGCGGAAGACGGCCCACCTGCTCGACGACAAGTGGGACGACCCCGCGATCTGCGTCGTCGACGAGGAACTGACGTGGGCCATCCCGATCACCGGCGGCCACCACGGCGCGAATCAGGTCGCACAGGATCTCGCGACGATGGGGGCCGTCCCGGCGATGACCACCGCTTCGGAGGCGGCCGGCAAGCAGGGCGTCGAGTCCAAGGCGAAGGCGATGGACGCCCACGTCGTCAACGGCGACTCGACCGTGAAGACGAACCTCGCCGTCCTCGACGAGAACCTCGGCCCCGTGGCCCGGCTCGACGGCCCCAAAGCCGTCCTCGTCGGCGACGACGTGACGGTGCTCAAGCGCAACAAAGACGACGGCGTCGTCCTCGGTACCGGAAGCGTTTCGGGGGCCAGCAAGGACGCCTTCCTCGAGGCCTGGGAGGAGGCCCTCGAGCGGACCGACTACGGCTTCGACGACGTGGAGTTCGTCGGCACCGCGACGCGAAAGGAAGACGAGGAGGGACTGCTCGAGGCCGCCCAGGAACTCGATCTCGGAGTGGTCGCCTTCGACAAGGAGACCCTGCTCGAGCACGAGGGGCCGACGCCGTCGAAATCGAAGGAGCTGATCGGCTGGCCGGGCGTCTCCGAGGCCTCCGCCATCGCGGGTGGCCGTGAACAGGAACTGGTCCTCGAGAAGATCAGCTACGAAAACGAGGTCACGGTGGCGATCGGCCGATGA
- a CDS encoding cobalt-precorrin-4/precorrin-4 C(11)-methyltransferase has protein sequence MTDDTQNDPQDAIDSQGERRREELDDRIFEHSAGDEQEGIPFVGAGPGNPRLLTVAGKELLEAADLVVHAGSLVNSELLDEYCGHAELVNSVGKDLEELIPLMRDAYEEGRNVVRLHSGDPAIYGAALEQMDALEHEGVPTYFVPGVTSAFAASATLRTQLTLNEVSNHVAFTRPQGKTLSPEEDHISDFVEMGDVTTCIYLGTHAVRDTMDRLLEDGHDPETPVAVIYHASWPDEDVIIGSVENIADKVEEAGYRASALVVIGDAVTGAGYERSFLYGDWANRGSPESSAETEAGDD, from the coding sequence ATGACCGACGACACGCAGAACGACCCACAAGACGCGATCGATTCCCAGGGCGAACGGCGCCGCGAGGAACTCGACGACCGGATCTTCGAGCACAGCGCCGGCGACGAACAGGAGGGGATCCCCTTCGTCGGCGCCGGCCCCGGCAACCCGCGGTTGCTGACCGTCGCCGGAAAGGAACTGCTCGAGGCGGCCGACCTCGTGGTCCACGCGGGCTCGCTGGTCAACAGCGAACTGTTGGACGAGTACTGCGGCCACGCCGAGTTGGTCAATTCGGTGGGCAAGGACCTCGAGGAACTGATCCCCCTGATGCGGGACGCCTACGAGGAGGGCCGGAACGTGGTCCGCCTGCACAGCGGCGATCCCGCGATCTACGGGGCGGCGCTCGAGCAGATGGACGCGCTCGAACACGAGGGCGTCCCGACCTACTTCGTCCCGGGCGTCACGTCCGCTTTTGCCGCGAGCGCGACGCTGCGGACCCAGTTGACGCTCAACGAGGTCTCGAATCACGTCGCGTTCACTCGGCCGCAGGGGAAGACCCTGAGCCCGGAGGAGGACCACATCTCCGACTTCGTCGAGATGGGCGACGTGACGACCTGCATCTACCTCGGGACCCACGCGGTCCGCGATACGATGGATCGGTTGCTCGAGGACGGTCACGACCCCGAGACGCCGGTCGCGGTGATCTACCACGCCTCGTGGCCGGATGAGGACGTCATTATCGGTTCAGTTGAGAATATCGCCGACAAGGTCGAAGAAGCCGGTTACCGGGCGTCGGCGCTGGTCGTCATCGGCGACGCCGTGACCGGCGCGGGCTACGAGCGCTCCTTCCTCTACGGCGACTGGGCTAATCGGGGTTCTCCGGAAAGTTCGGCTGAAACGGAGGCGGGCGATGACTGA
- a CDS encoding cobalt-factor II C(20)-methyltransferase, whose translation MTLYGVGLGPGEADLVTVRGKEVLERADVVYSPGRLSRSVALEHVDESKIGELDFPMTRDEEKLRAAWKEAAAEIAPNARDGDVAFVTLGDPNVYSTFGHLRRTIDAFHPDVELEIVPGVSAVTAFATAMGVEIEAGAGLSLREAANGASPAGPDRMILFKVTDAPATHEGLLEAGYDVTYGRRLFMEQGETVVTDDPEAIDERDYYTLAYAEKADLEVEQATKAFLEDEDGDGTASDGTDDATSSDGTGEASDDESATSSEPVADGGAVVTEEIAEGCAHGDCGGHR comes from the coding sequence ATGACGCTCTACGGCGTCGGACTCGGCCCCGGCGAGGCCGACCTCGTGACCGTCCGCGGGAAGGAGGTCCTCGAGCGCGCCGACGTGGTTTACTCGCCCGGTCGCCTGTCGCGATCCGTCGCGCTCGAGCACGTCGACGAGTCGAAGATCGGGGAGCTGGACTTTCCGATGACGAGAGACGAGGAGAAGCTTCGAGCGGCCTGGAAGGAGGCCGCGGCGGAGATCGCGCCGAACGCGCGCGACGGCGACGTCGCCTTCGTCACGCTGGGCGACCCGAACGTCTACTCGACGTTCGGCCACCTGCGCCGGACGATCGACGCCTTCCACCCCGACGTCGAACTGGAGATCGTCCCCGGCGTGAGCGCCGTCACGGCCTTCGCGACCGCGATGGGGGTCGAGATCGAGGCCGGCGCGGGACTGTCGCTCCGGGAGGCCGCGAACGGTGCGAGTCCCGCCGGACCGGATCGGATGATCCTGTTCAAGGTCACCGATGCGCCGGCGACCCACGAAGGGCTCCTCGAGGCCGGCTACGACGTGACCTACGGCCGGCGGCTGTTCATGGAGCAGGGCGAGACCGTAGTGACGGACGACCCCGAGGCAATCGACGAGCGGGACTATTACACCCTCGCATACGCCGAGAAGGCGGATCTCGAGGTCGAGCAGGCGACCAAGGCGTTCCTCGAGGACGAAGACGGCGATGGGACTGCGAGCGATGGGACCGACGACGCGACCTCGAGCGACGGGACCGGTGAGGCGAGCGACGACGAATCGGCGACGAGCAGCGAGCCCGTCGCAGACGGCGGGGCCGTCGTTACCGAAGAGATCGCCGAGGGCTGTGCGCACGGCGACTGTGGAGGCCACCGATGA
- the cbiT gene encoding precorrin-6Y C5,15-methyltransferase (decarboxylating) subunit CbiT, whose product MPPIALPHDAKAGPTKSEVRAVVRSKLALEPDDHFAEVGSCTGAVTIEAAQRAGRVTALERKADRLETTEQNLAANAESVRADVELRNAEAPEGLPDDADALFLGGSRNFEAVLDHAVETAVDRIVMNVSRLEVAGKATEAFRERQILEEVVQFQVSHGYELAGATSFNSDNPVYMLVGSATPDEDNADEDGGEKVAADGSGETTRGDER is encoded by the coding sequence ATGCCACCCATCGCGCTTCCACACGACGCGAAGGCCGGCCCGACCAAGTCGGAGGTCCGGGCCGTCGTCCGCTCGAAGCTCGCCCTCGAGCCGGACGACCACTTCGCGGAGGTCGGCTCCTGTACGGGGGCCGTCACCATCGAAGCCGCACAGCGAGCCGGGCGGGTGACCGCCCTCGAGCGGAAGGCCGACCGGCTCGAGACGACCGAGCAGAACCTCGCGGCCAACGCGGAGTCGGTACGGGCCGACGTCGAGTTGCGCAACGCGGAAGCTCCCGAAGGGCTGCCCGACGACGCCGACGCGCTGTTCCTGGGCGGGAGCCGGAACTTCGAGGCCGTCCTCGACCACGCCGTCGAGACCGCGGTCGACCGCATCGTGATGAACGTCTCGCGACTCGAGGTCGCCGGGAAGGCGACCGAAGCGTTCCGCGAGCGCCAGATTCTCGAGGAGGTCGTCCAGTTTCAGGTGAGCCACGGCTACGAGTTGGCCGGGGCGACGAGCTTTAACTCGGACAATCCGGTCTACATGCTGGTCGGGAGCGCGACGCCGGACGAAGACAATGCGGACGAAGACGGCGGCGAGAAAGTCGCAGCCGATGGAAGCGGCGAAACGACGAGAGGTGACGAGCGATGA
- a CDS encoding 3-oxoacyl-ACP reductase family protein: protein MSETVQRLEPLERRPLTDRTCLVTGSSRGIGREIAFEFARAGADVAVNYRSAEDRALQVTETIEENGENAVPVQADISEPQDVERMAETIREELGEIDVLVNNAGITIDRTFEDMTYEDWQTVIDVNLNGTFNCTKAFYEDIKTSDHGRLINISSVVGQQGNYGQANYATSKGGLFAFTRTLALELASHGSTANCVAPGFTETDMLEKVPERVQEKIREDIPLGRFATTEDIVGMVRFLVGDQAEYMTGQVLGINGGMEW from the coding sequence ATGTCCGAAACCGTCCAACGACTCGAGCCGCTGGAGCGAAGACCACTGACCGACCGCACCTGTCTCGTCACGGGATCCTCGCGCGGGATCGGCCGCGAGATCGCCTTCGAATTCGCCCGCGCCGGCGCCGACGTGGCCGTCAACTACCGCTCGGCCGAGGACCGCGCCCTCCAGGTCACGGAGACGATCGAGGAGAACGGCGAGAACGCCGTCCCCGTGCAGGCGGACATCTCCGAACCGCAGGATGTCGAGCGAATGGCCGAAACGATCCGCGAGGAACTGGGCGAGATCGACGTCCTCGTCAACAACGCGGGGATCACCATCGACCGGACGTTCGAGGACATGACCTACGAGGACTGGCAGACGGTGATCGACGTCAACCTCAACGGCACGTTCAACTGCACGAAGGCGTTCTACGAGGACATCAAGACCTCCGACCACGGTCGCCTCATCAACATCTCGAGCGTGGTCGGCCAGCAGGGCAACTACGGGCAGGCCAACTACGCGACATCGAAGGGCGGCCTCTTCGCCTTCACGCGGACGCTCGCCCTCGAGTTGGCCAGCCACGGCTCGACGGCCAACTGCGTCGCACCCGGGTTCACGGAGACGGACATGCTCGAGAAGGTCCCCGAGCGGGTCCAGGAGAAGATCCGCGAGGACATCCCGCTGGGTCGGTTCGCGACGACCGAGGACATCGTCGGGATGGTCCGGTTCCTCGTCGGCGATCAGGCGGAGTACATGACCGGTCAGGTGCTCGGGATCAACGGCGGCATGGAGTGGTAG
- a CDS encoding nucleotidyltransferase domain-containing protein has product MGRHYIEDELDDVKGIVLFGSVARGTADRQSDIDLWVLVGGDHMQQRHNANKLEKRLADLRIPRTVAAADAAEADFESNWAEIRARLEDDDQAWTSAERHSFEMIVETPRSIVNQSDRVDAERLFGDGITLYSTETLERVKLEVLRDE; this is encoded by the coding sequence GTGGGACGACACTACATCGAAGACGAACTCGACGACGTGAAGGGAATCGTCCTCTTCGGCAGCGTCGCTCGCGGAACGGCCGACCGCCAGTCTGACATCGACCTGTGGGTTCTCGTCGGCGGCGACCACATGCAACAACGGCACAACGCAAACAAACTCGAGAAGCGGCTCGCCGACCTCCGGATTCCGCGAACAGTTGCGGCCGCAGACGCCGCGGAAGCCGACTTCGAATCGAACTGGGCGGAAATCAGGGCGCGACTCGAGGACGACGACCAGGCGTGGACCTCGGCAGAGCGGCATTCCTTCGAAATGATCGTCGAAACTCCTCGATCGATCGTCAATCAATCGGACCGAGTCGACGCCGAACGGCTATTCGGTGACGGCATTACGCTCTACTCCACGGAGACGCTCGAACGAGTCAAGTTGGAGGTTCTGCGCGATGAGTGA
- a CDS encoding cobyrinic acid a,c-diamide synthase, producing MDGFVLGGVSSGVGKTVATLSIIQALEDAGYAVQPAKAGSDFIDPSHHEAIAGLPSRTLDLWLCGEDGLRRNYQRGEGDICVVEGVMGLYDGDGSSTAMVAEALDLPVVLVVDAKAGMESVAATALGFREYAETIGRDIEVAGVVAQRAHGGRHEQGIRDALPDGLEFFGRIPPNSDLEIPDRHLGLEMGEEAALPRDALREAAESLEAERLAAVASEPPAPVTPSRTDGAAEPVDATVAVASDSAFCFRYPATIERFRDRAELATFSPVAGDPVPDCDGVYLPGGYPELHAAELESSDALDELGRLASEGLPVLGECGGLMAMSRSLTTAEGDRHEMAGILPADVTMHDRYQALDHVECEASEGTLTARSGESIRGHEFHYSSAAVDDDARFAFETVRGDGIDGEHDGLTEYESLGTYVHVHAESGAFDRFLESIAN from the coding sequence ATGGACGGATTCGTCCTCGGCGGCGTCAGTTCCGGCGTCGGGAAGACGGTCGCGACGCTGTCGATAATTCAGGCCCTCGAGGACGCCGGCTACGCGGTCCAACCCGCCAAGGCTGGCTCGGACTTCATCGATCCGAGTCACCACGAGGCGATCGCGGGCCTGCCCTCACGGACGCTCGACCTGTGGCTCTGCGGCGAGGACGGCCTGCGGCGCAACTACCAGCGCGGCGAGGGAGACATCTGCGTCGTCGAGGGCGTCATGGGTCTTTACGACGGCGACGGCTCGAGTACGGCGATGGTCGCCGAAGCGCTCGACCTGCCGGTCGTCCTCGTGGTCGACGCCAAGGCGGGGATGGAAAGCGTCGCGGCGACCGCGCTCGGATTCCGCGAGTACGCCGAGACCATCGGCCGCGATATCGAGGTCGCCGGCGTCGTCGCCCAGCGCGCCCACGGCGGCCGTCACGAGCAAGGGATCCGCGACGCGCTGCCGGACGGCCTCGAGTTCTTCGGTCGGATTCCGCCCAATTCGGACCTCGAGATCCCCGACCGACATCTGGGCCTCGAGATGGGCGAGGAGGCGGCACTGCCGCGGGACGCGCTACGGGAGGCCGCCGAGTCGCTCGAGGCCGAACGGCTGGCCGCCGTCGCGAGCGAACCGCCCGCACCGGTGACGCCGTCGCGGACCGACGGGGCCGCCGAGCCGGTCGACGCTACCGTCGCCGTCGCCAGCGACTCCGCCTTCTGCTTCCGGTATCCGGCGACGATCGAGCGGTTCCGCGACCGGGCCGAACTCGCCACGTTCTCGCCCGTCGCGGGCGATCCCGTCCCCGACTGCGACGGCGTCTACCTCCCCGGCGGCTACCCCGAACTCCACGCGGCCGAACTCGAGTCGAGCGACGCGCTCGACGAACTCGGACGCCTCGCGAGCGAGGGCCTGCCCGTCCTCGGAGAGTGCGGCGGACTGATGGCCATGAGTCGGTCGCTGACCACCGCCGAGGGCGACCGCCACGAGATGGCCGGCATCCTGCCTGCCGACGTGACGATGCACGACCGCTATCAGGCGCTCGATCACGTCGAGTGCGAGGCCAGCGAGGGGACCCTGACCGCCCGCAGCGGCGAGTCGATTCGCGGTCACGAGTTTCACTACTCGAGCGCGGCGGTCGACGACGACGCTCGCTTCGCCTTCGAGACCGTACGGGGCGACGGGATCGACGGCGAGCACGACGGCCTGACCGAGTACGAGTCGCTGGGGACCTACGTCCACGTCCACGCCGAGAGCGGCGCGTTCGATCGGTTTCTCGAGTCGATCGCGAACTGA